TTCCTTCGTTTAATATAGATGACAACTCTTTAGGCTATTTTTGCATGGCCTGCCATAAAGACGACAAGGCCCTTGGCCGCGCAACACAAGAAAATGTCTGGGAATATGTACACCATTATGACGAAGACGCTCCATACCCTAAAAAACACGGGGATCAGGGACGCTGTGGCTGGTGTCACGGTCAGCACAACAGGCCTATAGCTTGTATTAAGTGTCACCAGCATGGGATGAAAGATACATGGGCTCCAGATACTGAGGAGAGTGGACGAATATGTTTTTAATAGCTCTATTAATAACATTTCTTCTGGCAACACAGGCTAGCGCCGCAAGAATCAACTTATTTCTAAACATAGAAAACCCAACAAAACAAGAAATCAGCTTTCAAATCAAAGATATAAGAATAAAACTACCCAATAAAGAATTAGAGATAAAAGATTTTCCTAAGGAAATATCGTCCAAAAGCAGTTTCAACCAGGCCTTTTTAGGACATACTGAAAATAATTTAAAAAACATAGAAGCTATTAACATAGATCTTAAAAGCGCTTTCCTTAACACGAAAGAAATCCCCGTTGAAAAAAAATCTATAAATTTGCCCATAAATGTTAAATTAAATGGCGATGAAAGTATCTGTATTTTTGTTATATGGGATGTTAAATCTTCCCTACGGAAAGGTAACTTTTATCCCTCTTTTTTTGTCAAAGCACAACGCTTAACCTTTAGACGAGAAAGTCTTTACGTAACCTGTGAAGACGCTGACACTCTTTTTGTAATCCGTACAGACCTGAACCAAGTAATCGCGTCTATAAGAGTTAGCGGATATCCGTTAGATCTCGCCGCTGATGATAAGAATAATAGACTAATTGTTGTCTCCCAAAAAAATAGAAGACTAAATATCATAGAGCTTTCTACCCTTCGCTTGGTAGATTCTATCGTACTGCCTTTTGTTATTTCGCCTCAATTCATAGCCCTTTTACCGGGTAATAATGTCATTGTAACAGACCCTGATTCAGACTACGTACTCGTAGAAGATATAGACACAGGTAATGTCATATCTGCAAGAAGGGTTGGATACAGCCCTTCAGAAGTGGTTTTTGATCCCGTAAGAAAAAAAATATTTGTTTCTTCTCCCTCTGACCAATCAATATACGTCTTTGAGCCAAGCCTTTTGCCTGTGTCAAAAATAAAGATAGGGCAGTCTCCCCGGGGGCTTTATGTCTTTGAAGACATTCTTTACGTGGCAGATCCTGCCACGGGATATGTACATCTCATTTCCCTTGGCAATTACGCCCCCAAAGGCCAATTCTTTAGTGGCTCAGGAGCTGTTCAAGTTTTTGCACAAAACGGCCGAGTATATATTAGCAACGAATACGAGGGCTCGATATCCATAACAAGCCCAGGCCAAATGAGCGTTGCCAAAAAAATCAGCATTGGGCGATATCCTTATGATTTGGCGTCAAGTAACAGAAGAGGTTGGCTATATGTGGGACTTAGAAAAGAAAAATCCATCGCAGTTATTGACCTTTCCTCCGAAAGGCTCAAAGGAAAAATCAGGCTTGGGTGCCGTCCCTTTGGCCTTGCTGTTGCCCAGTAAGTCCAATTTTAAACTTCTCGGCTTAAAAAAATTTCTTATTATTATCTTATGTGCCATTGTCTCTTTATGCTTTGCGCAAAATATCTTTGCTAAAACCTGTCAAGAGTGCCATCCTCCATCCAAAGTTGCTCCTAACGCCCGTAAATGGCATGCGCCTTTTATTGAAGGGAAATGCGAGGCTTGTCACGGAGGAGCAGCAAATACTTTTCAGACAGACGTAATTAAAGGAATTAAGTGGTTCCAAAGTGGCTCACTATTAGGTGGAAAGGCTTACATTGTGCTATCTCCCAAGGTTGAACAATTCGATTTGGTCTTCCGCACTCAAAATCCCTGGAAGCAAGAAATATTATCGACCCTTGAGGTTCCCTCTTTTTCAGAAATTACCCCCCCTGAAATTGTGAAGGTCTGGTTTTTAGGACTAGAAAAAGGCCCCTGGATAGAAGCAAAAGTCCTGGTACAAACAACCACGCCCTGTAAAGTCAGTGTTTCCTGTGATGGAGCCACTGGAAGTACTGAAGAAAATTACTATTCTTACCAAGTTATTTCTATTCCCCACGTGGAAGAAGGAAATACTTATAACTGTGTCGTAGAAGCCGAAGATTTCAATGGAGTCCAAACTCCACCTCAAAATTTCACCTTCACCGCCCAAGGTGCATTTGAAAACAATCTTTCAAAGCTCAATCCCCCGGCTCAAAATGTTACCGTTAAGCTTTTTCGCTCAAATCTTGACGAATTAGTGCTAGAAATTGCCTCAGACGGAAAAATTTCTTGGAAACTTGGCGGCATTGCAAGATCAAACATCGCCAAAAAAAGCAGTT
The Thermodesulfatator atlanticus DSM 21156 genome window above contains:
- a CDS encoding YncE family protein, with the protein product MFLIALLITFLLATQASAARINLFLNIENPTKQEISFQIKDIRIKLPNKELEIKDFPKEISSKSSFNQAFLGHTENNLKNIEAINIDLKSAFLNTKEIPVEKKSINLPINVKLNGDESICIFVIWDVKSSLRKGNFYPSFFVKAQRLTFRRESLYVTCEDADTLFVIRTDLNQVIASIRVSGYPLDLAADDKNNRLIVVSQKNRRLNIIELSTLRLVDSIVLPFVISPQFIALLPGNNVIVTDPDSDYVLVEDIDTGNVISARRVGYSPSEVVFDPVRKKIFVSSPSDQSIYVFEPSLLPVSKIKIGQSPRGLYVFEDILYVADPATGYVHLISLGNYAPKGQFFSGSGAVQVFAQNGRVYISNEYEGSISITSPGQMSVAKKISIGRYPYDLASSNRRGWLYVGLRKEKSIAVIDLSSERLKGKIRLGCRPFGLAVAQ
- a CDS encoding cytochrome c3 family protein, which codes for MALLLPSKSNFKLLGLKKFLIIILCAIVSLCFAQNIFAKTCQECHPPSKVAPNARKWHAPFIEGKCEACHGGAANTFQTDVIKGIKWFQSGSLLGGKAYIVLSPKVEQFDLVFRTQNPWKQEILSTLEVPSFSEITPPEIVKVWFLGLEKGPWIEAKVLVQTTTPCKVSVSCDGATGSTEENYYSYQVISIPHVEEGNTYNCVVEAEDFNGVQTPPQNFTFTAQGAFENNLSKLNPPAQNVTVKLFRSNLDELVLEIASDGKISWKLGGIARSNIAKKSSSKPADHPHMNPLSWSSIDACYSCHKRSMFTVSHPVNVALRPFMANDELPLFRGVITCATCHNPHGSAYPYDLRKYGPGLCKTCHKDK